DNA sequence from the Desulfomicrobium macestii genome:
TAGATGCCCATGCGCCCCCGGTAGCCGAGGTGGCAATGCGCGCAGCCCGTGCCGCGCCGGATGGGAAAAGGCTCGCCGTCAAGGCCGAGCATGCGCATCTCGGCCGAAGTGATCATGACCTCCTCCCCGCATTCCTTGCAGACCTTGCGCACCAGGCGCTGGGCCAGCACGGCCCGTACCGAGGCCGCCACCAGGAAGGGCTCGGCGCCCATGTCGATCATGCGGCTGAAGGCGCTCGGCGCGTCGTTGGTGTGCAGTGTGGAGAGGACCAGATGGCCCGTGACGGCGGCGCGCAGGGCGATGCGCAAGGTCTCGCTGTCGCGGATCTCGCCGACCATGATGATGTCCGGGTCCTGGCGCAGGATGGCGCGCAGGGCGTCGGCGAAGGACAGCTTTTCCCCGGCGTCGACCTGGGTCTGGTTGACCCCGCGTACGGTAAGTTCCACAGGGTCTTCGATGGTGGTGATGTTGGTGGTCTCCGAGCGCAGCAGCTGCAGGGAGCCGTACAGGGTGGTGGATTTGCCGGAGCCCGTGGGGCCGGTGACCAGCACGATGCCGTAGGGCGTGCGCAGGAGTTTTTTGAAAAGGTCGAGCATCTCGGGTTCCATGCCCAGCCCATCCAGATCGATGATCTCGTCGTGGGGCGGGAGCAGGCGCAGCACTCCCTTTTCCCCGTTGACCACGGGTAGAATGTTGGCGCGTACATTCACTCCGTCGATGGTCAGGTCCAGACTTTGGGGGGTGAAGGCAAAGGAGCCGTCCTGGGGCTTGCGCCGCTCAGCGATGTCCATGCCGCCCATGACCTTGATGCGCGAAATGAGCCTGTTTGCCAGGTCATAGGGGAGTTCCTCGGTCCTCAGCAGCATTCCGTCCACACGGAAGCGCACGATGAGGGCGTCCCTCTCCGGCTCAATATGAATGTCCGAGGCACCCATGTTGATGGCCCGGACCATAAGCTTTTCCAGCATCTCGATGACAAAACCCGAGTCGTCGATCTCCACCCTGGTGTTCAGCTTGATGGAGGTGTCGAAGTCGCGGCTGAAGAACATGTTCTGCATCTTGCGCAGCCGGTTGGGCGAGGTCAGGACCAACCGGATCTGACGCTTGGCCAGGCGTGAGATGGTCTGTAGCATGGCTTGGGGCAGAGGTCCGCTGCAGGCCAGGAGCAGTTCGCCACCCGGGCCGGAGCCTACGGGCAGCACGCCAGCCTTGAGGGAGAGCTGCTTGGGAATGGCCAGGGTCACGCCCTTTTCGATGGTGTCCACGGAACTTTTGAACAGGGGGATGCCCAGGAACTCGCCCAGATATTCGGTCAACTGGTCGTCACTGAGGAGCCCTTCGCGTACGGCTATGGTGCCGATCTTTTCCCTGACCATGCGCTGTGCCGCAAGGAGTCGGGTCAGGTCATCGCGTCGGATTGCTCCCTTTTCGATCAGAAATTCGCCGAAGCGTTCGAGTCGGGTCATCTCGAAAAACACCTCTTGTACTCGGGAGCCTTCACGGGTTCCGGTCCGGCGGCCAGACGGCGGGCCGAGAGGCGCTGACGGAGCAGGTTTTCGTTGCGGGCAGCGGACAGCCCTGTCTCCATGCCGATCTTGCCTTCGGTTATAAGCCGGATCAGGCACTGCTCCATGGTCTGCATGCCGAGCTGCATGCCCGTTTCGATGGAGGAGTAGATCATGTCGTCCTTGCCCTGACGGATGAGGTTGGAGATGCCGGGGGTGGAGACCATGATCTCCACGGCCGGAATGCGTCCCGTGCCCGAGGCGTTGGGCAGCAGACGTTGCGAGATCACGGCTTTGAGCGTCGAGGAAAGCTGCTGGCGGATCTGGGCCTGCTCGCCCGCCGGGAACGCGCCGACCAGACGGTTGATGGTCGAGACGCAGTCGCGGGAGTGCAGGGTGGAGAAGACCAGGTGCCCGGTCTCGGCGGCCATGATGGCCGTGCGCATGGTCTCCAGGTCCCGCATTTCGCCCACCAGCAGGACGTCCGGGTCGGCGCGAAGGGCGTCGCGCAGGGCGTCGGCGAAGGTCGGCACGTCGGAGTGCAGTTCGCGCTGGTGGATGATGCTCAGGTTGTTCTGGTAGACGTACTCGATGGGGTCCTCGATGGTGATGATGTTGCGCCGTGAGGTGGCGTTGATGTCATCTAGGACTGTAGCCAGGGTGGTGGACTTGCCCGAGCCGGTTACACCCGTGACCAGGATCAGTCCGTCGCGCAGTCTCGTCAGTTCGGCGATGGCTCCGGGCAGGCCGAGGCTCTCGAAGGATGGGATCCCCGCATGCAGGAGGCGGGCGGCTACGCTCATGGCGCCGCGCTGGTAGTACACGGCGATTCGGAAGCGGCCTTCGCTGGCGCTGACCGCAAAATCCACGGAACGCTTGTCTTTCAAGACCTGGGCGTGCCGGGCGGTGAGCATTTGGCCCACCAGAATCTCGATGTCAGCTGGACTGTACGGATCGCAGCCAGCCCGTTGCAGTTCCCCCTTGATGCGGAAAATGGGCGGCATGTTGGCCGTGATGTGCAGATCAGAGGCCTTGCGGCGCACGGTTTCGCGGAACAGCGCCGTCATGTCGCAGGGCCTCTGCTCGGTCACGGGAGGGATGGGGCACAGGGTCATGGCTGGCCTGTCTTGCTGGTTTCTGGTTCGAGGATGTTCTCCTTGCCCTCGGTGATCTGCTCGTGGGAGCTCTTGCGGCGCATGAATTCTCTGGATACGGCCTCGGCCTGGGCCGGGTGCATGATGACGTGCGGAGTGAGCAGGATCACGGTTTCGGTCTTCTTCTTGGTGTTCTTGATTTCGCTGAACAGCAGGCCCAGGCCCGGGACATCCCCCAGGCCCGGCACCTTGTTGGTGTTGTAGTCCAGGGACTCGCGGATGATGCCGCCGATGGCGATGGTCTGCCCGGACCTGGCCGAGAGGATGGATTTGAGTTCGCTCTTGCTCTTGCCGTCCAGTGGGAACTCCAGCACCTCACCGCTTTTCTCGTTGACCACGGAGATGCTGCTGTAGTTGAGGATGGGCGCGGAGATTTCGGCCTCGAACTCCATGGTCACGGTGCTGTCGGCGTTGATGAAAGTGGTCATCTCCACGTCCGTGCCGAGCTCCTCGCGGATGATGTTGACCTGAAAGGTGGTGATGGTGTCGCCCTGGTCGCCCACGGCCACGGTCTTGGTGGTCACGTCGTCGCGCAGGGGCGTCTCCTCGCCGACGAAGAATTCGACCTTGCTGTTGTTGGCCGTCATCAGGAATGGTGTGGAGATGATCTCGGCTCGGCCCGCGTTCTCATACAGAGCCAGACGCGCGTATAATTTTTCAGAGTTGAATAAAAAGTTCAGAGTGTTGGAACCCATGGACGTGCTGCCACCTAGGCCCAGAGTCGCGGCATAATCGCCCATGATGCCGCTGCCCGAGATTACATCCCAGTTCACGTCGAAGAAGCTTTCGAACCCGTCGCCTAGCGTCAGTTGCAAAATCCTGATTTCCAAAAGCACCTGGCTGGTGGGCGTGTCCAGGGCCTCGATGATGCGGCCCATCTCGTTCAGGAGCCCCCCGTCCAGGGAGCGGGCCACGATGCAGTTGTTGCGCTTGAAGACCGTCAGGATGGCCATGGTCGGCTTGGCGCCAGCCGATCCGCTTCCTCCCATTCTGGCTCCGGTGGTGGCCGGTTCGAGCAGGGGTACGTCCTGTCCGTCACCTTTGCCCGCGTCCACGGACAGGGTCGGGGAGCCGCCGCTGTTCTGGTTGATCACGGCCGCTTTTTCGGGGTCGATGTGGCCGTAGATCTTCTCGTCCTCGATCACCGCCAAGTGTACTTCCTCGCCCATGGATGCCTTGATCAGCTTGGCCATGTCCGCCGCATTGGTGTAGCGCACGTAGAAGGCCCGGGTCTGGTCGCTCTGTCGGGCCTGGATGTCCTGCACGTATTCCTCGCGGGTCATGAGGGTGATGATGCCCTGGCCTTCACGGTACCACAGGTTGTTCAGGCGGCAGATGGCGTTCAGGGCCTCGCGCAGGCTGATGTTCTGCAGAAAGATGTTGACGGGACTTGCGGCCACGGTGTTGGTGGCCACCACGTTGTAGCCGCAGATGTCGGTCAGCAGTTCGGCGATGGCCCTTACGTGCACGCCGCGAAGCATGAGGGATCCGATATGGGCGTCCATGCCTCCGCGCAGGGGAGCGTTGGCCTGGGCCGTCATGTCGCGCAGGGTCGTCTCCACATCATCAACGGGTTGCCCCTTGATGACGCGCACGATGGGGCCGGAATCCTCCAGCAGGGGCAGCGCCTCGGCGGAGAGGAAGCCCTGGTTCCCGGCGGTTTTGAAGGTGG
Encoded proteins:
- a CDS encoding type IV pilus twitching motility protein PilT, translated to MTLCPIPPVTEQRPCDMTALFRETVRRKASDLHITANMPPIFRIKGELQRAGCDPYSPADIEILVGQMLTARHAQVLKDKRSVDFAVSASEGRFRIAVYYQRGAMSVAARLLHAGIPSFESLGLPGAIAELTRLRDGLILVTGVTGSGKSTTLATVLDDINATSRRNIITIEDPIEYVYQNNLSIIHQRELHSDVPTFADALRDALRADPDVLLVGEMRDLETMRTAIMAAETGHLVFSTLHSRDCVSTINRLVGAFPAGEQAQIRQQLSSTLKAVISQRLLPNASGTGRIPAVEIMVSTPGISNLIRQGKDDMIYSSIETGMQLGMQTMEQCLIRLITEGKIGMETGLSAARNENLLRQRLSARRLAAGPEPVKAPEYKRCFSR
- a CDS encoding type II secretion system protein GspD, encoding MSSSVRLAILCATMLLLAGCAGMKEKIAPKGGPTFKTAGNQGFLSAEALPLLEDSGPIVRVIKGQPVDDVETTLRDMTAQANAPLRGGMDAHIGSLMLRGVHVRAIAELLTDICGYNVVATNTVAASPVNIFLQNISLREALNAICRLNNLWYREGQGIITLMTREEYVQDIQARQSDQTRAFYVRYTNAADMAKLIKASMGEEVHLAVIEDEKIYGHIDPEKAAVINQNSGGSPTLSVDAGKGDGQDVPLLEPATTGARMGGSGSAGAKPTMAILTVFKRNNCIVARSLDGGLLNEMGRIIEALDTPTSQVLLEIRILQLTLGDGFESFFDVNWDVISGSGIMGDYAATLGLGGSTSMGSNTLNFLFNSEKLYARLALYENAGRAEIISTPFLMTANNSKVEFFVGEETPLRDDVTTKTVAVGDQGDTITTFQVNIIREELGTDVEMTTFINADSTVTMEFEAEISAPILNYSSISVVNEKSGEVLEFPLDGKSKSELKSILSARSGQTIAIGGIIRESLDYNTNKVPGLGDVPGLGLLFSEIKNTKKKTETVILLTPHVIMHPAQAEAVSREFMRRKSSHEQITEGKENILEPETSKTGQP
- a CDS encoding GspE/PulE family protein produces the protein MTRLERFGEFLIEKGAIRRDDLTRLLAAQRMVREKIGTIAVREGLLSDDQLTEYLGEFLGIPLFKSSVDTIEKGVTLAIPKQLSLKAGVLPVGSGPGGELLLACSGPLPQAMLQTISRLAKRQIRLVLTSPNRLRKMQNMFFSRDFDTSIKLNTRVEIDDSGFVIEMLEKLMVRAINMGASDIHIEPERDALIVRFRVDGMLLRTEELPYDLANRLISRIKVMGGMDIAERRKPQDGSFAFTPQSLDLTIDGVNVRANILPVVNGEKGVLRLLPPHDEIIDLDGLGMEPEMLDLFKKLLRTPYGIVLVTGPTGSGKSTTLYGSLQLLRSETTNITTIEDPVELTVRGVNQTQVDAGEKLSFADALRAILRQDPDIIMVGEIRDSETLRIALRAAVTGHLVLSTLHTNDAPSAFSRMIDMGAEPFLVAASVRAVLAQRLVRKVCKECGEEVMITSAEMRMLGLDGEPFPIRRGTGCAHCHLGYRGRMGIYELLEVDTSLKDHIMAAATPETLRDAAIERKGFRTLREDGIAKLRAGLTTPEEIMRVTIE